CTGCTTCTCTGCAAGACTGACACAAATATTTTGATTTCAGGCCGAATGGCCTGGATTCTCTCTTCAATTTTTCTCTTCTGCTTGCGAGTCAGTTTGATGCTTCTTGCAACCACATATCCTGGGTGAGTCCATTTCTTCTTCTGCTGGCTAGCTGGTTTGGTGTGTCCTGTTATGACATACTCTGGGTGACCGCTTTCTTTAAGTGGATGGACTGTTATCATCACTCTACTGTCGTTCTTTGACACTTCGAATGCGCAGATATCGCCTTCCCGCAAGTTGTTGTCGCGTACGAAGCCCAGCCAACCAGCAGTAAGGATGCATGAAAGGGTGCATGCGCCATCACTGATAACCGCCAAATTGGCATCCCATGTTTTGCTGTTCTGAGGATGACAGAGTTTGATCATCTGGTCTTGATGCGGAAGGTGTTTGACAGCATAGTCCTTGCAGATGACCTGTTACAAATGAATGAACTAGCTGGTGAATTATGTCAACACCATAAGTTGCAGAGCACTAGTGTAACAACACAAATATTCTAGTGTTCATTCAAAAATAATTGGAGAATAGCGTAACAAACGCTATCTGAGTCATCGCTCTAGAAGATATTGTGATTCTGTAAACGTACCAGATATCCATCAGACAGAGTTTTCTCGTTCATTGCTGTGACATAAAATTCAATTCCAGTCTGGCTTTCCTTGACAAATGTGTCGACTCTTGCCCTCTGGGCACTAGTGAGTTTACAGCTCATTTCTAAAATGTAACGTGATTCTGAAGATCCCTGAAGGACACCTGAACCTCTGGGTTCCTGAATATCTTTTGAAGATGTGACATCTTCAGCTGTACAACATTGATCATGACAGGAGCAATGAGAAGAAAAAAATAGCGGACAAAGTAAAAAACTCGATAGAAATGCACACTCAACTGTTCAATTCTGAACTTGGTTTCTGCGAAGGTGAGTCTGTTGGAGTCTTCTTTGTAGTTTTCCAACTGTCAGTCAAACCATCGTTTCGGCATCTCTTTTTGGTGGGTAGTGATTGATCATGACAAATGTCCCTCTCTTGGACATTAGAACCACAGCTCATGGTAACACATGAAAACTCGTTCTCGCAGCCACTTGGTTTAAAGATTTTTACTTTGAAGTGAGAGTCCCCACTGTATGTAAAGACTAGGAGGTCACCCTCTTTAAGTTCATAAGCACCGGCAAAGTTCGCCCACCCTGATCGAAGAACTAACTTATGTTGTTCCTCGGCAACCTGAACATTATAAATTTTACCATCCGGGACTTCTAGTTTGACTTCATCAGATATGCGACCTCTGAAATTAGTGGCGAACTTTGGTGGTATGGTCTGCATGAAGAAACAAATGACAGAGAATCTTTAACCAGCAAGTGACCACAGACGATGCTAAGTGATTGGCAGTCTATCTTAATCCCTATATAATTCACTATAAAGAAAACTAAGAGCACACATGCTTCTCTAATATTTATTATCAAATTTTGGTTATCTGGGTAAGTGGGTATACTTTGTGGCTTCGTGCGATTTAGTTATCAAAAAAGGTATATTTGTTATATAACTGGTGCTCAAACTCCTAACTTCATCAAGATTATCAAACTGCTAGCAGTATTTCCCATTTTTTCACAAAACAACAGTTTTGAAAATTGTAGACGATAtatttgtgcacaaaaaatagtgtaATCGGCAAGGCCTTACCATCTCATCCTTAAAATTACTCAGAATCACAACCTTGAAGAAAGACCAGTTATGATCCTCCATGTGCCAATAATGGCGTCCAACACATTCTATGCATATTGTGCATGCCTTGTTCCTGTGATCATTTGGTCCAGTCCTGCCATATCAGTTGTGAtgaaattattaaaatcaaaatccacACACACATTTTGAGACGAACTTTGACAGTCGACTTGACCTACAAAATATGTGTTACATGCCACTAAAAGTATACCACTGGATTTGCATTCGAAACAAGTTCCCAATGGTATTATTTTTATGGTATATAACTCATACATTATTGGTCTAATTGATGATCAAAGTAAATATCAAAATATGTGCAGACCTTGCAACCCGAACAGAGGAAGATGACACGACGAATGGACAGAGTTATGCTTATTAGTCCTAGGAACACAAACTGTAACCAAGGTTAGCACTGACCTTTCTCTAGGTGATTGCAAAGGATTATCATGATACGCGCTCCTTTTTTGGACACAAGGAGTGATGTTCTTAACGACACACGATAACAATTTATCAAAACCATTTACATTGAAGATTCGGACTTTGAACTGGGAGTTCCCATTATACCCGAACAACAATGTGTCACCCTCTTTA
This window of the Triticum aestivum cultivar Chinese Spring chromosome 5D, IWGSC CS RefSeq v2.1, whole genome shotgun sequence genome carries:
- the LOC123119555 gene encoding B3 domain-containing protein_Os12g40080, translating into MKTSFTSCNECVVYHNWHRMGDWKKCFVKIVGEFVDVPINLANYIRGQIPDKVKLEVPDGKTYNVQVSKEENGLVFQSGWAEFARTYELVQGTILLFESSGSSCFEVRMFNQTGCEKELSCVPMNNTPCVNKMRFFMVMMGIGASNNGLTIPEKFANYVRGHISEEIKLEVPDGQTYSVQVDNEQNELVLLSGWDTFVSAYELKEGDTLLFGYNGNSQFKVRIFNVNGFDKLLSCVVKNITPCVQKRSAYHDNPLQSPRERTGPNDHRNKACTICIECVGRHYWHMEDHNWSFFKVVILSNFKDEMTIPPKFATNFRGRISDEVKLEVPDGKIYNVQVAEEQHKLVLRSGWANFAGAYELKEGDLLVFTYSGDSHFKVKIFKPSGCENEFSCVTMSCGSNVQERDICHDQSLPTKKRCRNDGLTDSWKTTKKTPTDSPSQKPSSELNTEDVTSSKDIQEPRGSGVLQGSSESRYILEMSCKLTSAQRARVDTFVKESQTGIEFYVTAMNEKTLSDGYLVICKDYAVKHLPHQDQMIKLCHPQNSKTWDANLAVISDGACTLSCILTAGWLGFVRDNNLREGDICAFEVSKNDSRVMITVHPLKESGHPEYVITGHTKPASQQKKKWTHPGYVVARSIKLTRKQKRKIEERIQAIRPEIKIFVSVLQRSSYSLYIEQGYADCHLPREDQIMRLRLPGKNDTWKAKLYVGDKVNGKFNALRRGWKKLVKDNKLQEGDMCLFELLKNEEELTMNVHIIKA